From the Periophthalmus magnuspinnatus isolate fPerMag1 chromosome 1, fPerMag1.2.pri, whole genome shotgun sequence genome, one window contains:
- the LOC117369604 gene encoding uncharacterized protein LOC117369604 produces MASSSSDDAKRARQLFMEDNTYFMALALLSGQRSTDKKAGACIVKDNKVIAVGYHQVLSSGGDEYKCHCEYHAEIDAIMNCAHVHGGTMFVTEFPCNECVKVIVQAGIVRVVYLSEDNEDNEDNGDNEDNKDNEDNKDNKDKMKKDAAEKMLKEGNVGCEKYEGPKDDICVGITHTFEDPEETENSMKHFMAVAVLTSMKSRDPRTQVGACIVRDDKVIVAVGHNQMPRDEAEKYTWGRDRNQDNKHLYVCHAELNAILSSTDSRGCTIYVTHFPCNECAKPLIRAGIKKVFYMSNPYWKNDEIKASRRMLKEEGIELVSFNKVKEDIVIKFH; encoded by the exons ATGGCCAGTTCAAGCAG TGATGATGCCAAGAGAGCTAGACAGCTGTTCATGGAGGACAATACCTATTTTATGGCCTTAGCCCTCCTGTCAGGCCAGAGAAGCACGGACAAAAAG GCTGGTGCCTGTATTGTAAAGGACAATAAAGTCATTGCAGTTGGCTACCACCAAGTGCTCAGTAGCGGTGGTGATGAGTACAAATGTCATTGTG AATATCATGCAGAGATTGATGCCATCATGAACTGTGCACATGTTCATGGCGGCACTATGTTTGTGACTGAGTTTCCCTGCAATGAGTGTGTCAAGGTCATTGTCCAGGCAG GTATCGTGCGTGTTGTCTATCTGTCTGAAGACAATGAAGACAATGAAGACAATGGAGACAATGAAGACAATAAAGACAATGAAGACAATAAAGACAATAAAGACAAGATGAAAAAAGACGCTGCAGAGAAAATGCTCAAAGAAGGAAATGTTGGCTGcga gAAGTATGAAGGCCCAAAGGATGATATTTGTGTtggaatcacacacacatttgaggaCCCAGAGGAAACAGAGAACAG caTGAAACATTTCATGGCTGTGGCTGTGCTGACTTCAATGAAAAGCAGAGATCCCCGCACACAG GTGGGGGCTTGTATTGTGAGGGACGACAAAGTGATTGTTGCAGTTGGCCACAACCAGATGCCCAGAGATGAGGCTGAGAAGTATACCTGGGGTCGTGATAGGAACCAGGATAATAAGCATTTGTATG TGTGCCATGCAGAGCTTAATGCCATCCTAAGCAGCACTGATTCAAGAGGCTGCACCATCTATGTGACCCATTTTCCCTGCAATGAATGTGCCAAACCCCTCATTAGAGCAG GTATAAAAAAGGTCTTCTACATGTCAAACCCATACTGGAAGAATGATGAGATAAAAGCCTCCAGGAGAATGCTTAAAGAAGAAGGCATTGAACTTGT GTCTTTCAACAAAGTGAAAGAAGACATTGTTATCAAATTTCATTAG